DNA from Kwoniella dejecticola CBS 10117 chromosome 1, complete sequence:
ggggaagatcTGGGTCAAGAAGTGGAGTAGGCTTAGTCAAGGATGGGACGGTGAGGGATATAATCGTGATTCCGAGCAGACGGctggtcaagatcaagtgcaaggtcaaggtcagaGTGGAAATGGGGAAGGGGACGTCGacggtcatggtcatggtcatggtcatggcgATCGATCTGACGGACCATTCACATTTATACCCCTCTCTGGTCGTCGAGGTCGGAGCAACCTGATCACCGACACCGATAAcaataccgataccgatcatGCCGAACCCATTATGGACAAGCAGCGAGGGGATGTGGAAGTACGAGGTTCGCGCTTAACAGGTGGTGCGACTGATGGACTTCGTAAGTCATTTGAACATCATCGCCGAGTCATCGCATCATGTCAtatctttcttttctcccCTACCGTCCATCTTCCATTCACCGTCACACCTTTACGTCGCAGTGAACTGCTCATGCATGCACCACGATTGACCGGTTCATCAAAGATGCTCAGCAGACTGGACTAACTTGGCATTCACAATAGAATCCCGTAACCTAGTCATACTAGATACGATCCTCCGATCATCCTACCGGGCTGGATACAATGATGCTTTGAAGATCAAACCGTTCTTACCTTACTCCACTAGCGCTTCTTCCGTCACTTCACAAGAGAGTTCAGCTCAACCCGAGAATGCGGTGCTCGCAACAGCGAATGACAACAATTACATCCTACTTCTCGGTCTTGGTGGAATCGTATTAGCAAGCACCGGATTACTGGCTTACGGCGCGAGCAATAGATTGAAAAACGTCGAAAGGGGCTTACAGGAGACTTTGGCGCTGGTTCAGCTgagagagaagaacgagctgGCGTCTGTGGGAAGGCTTAGTAAGGAGATCTTGGGGATAAGGAAGTTGATGGAAGACACACACAGCAACTCGATTGGTAAAAGGTCACCTACGAGTCCCCAAGGCGATCTTCCAAGCGCAGGCGGAAATCCGGATCCGGTGACGACAACGGCATTGGTatccccttcatcgtcgttACCTGCACCTCTAAAATCAAGAGCGGATTCCGATATCGGAGAAGCATGGGGAATGAAGAGAATACTCGAAGAATTGGATCTGAACCTCAAAAAGGAATTCAGGATGATCGCGAAAGACTTGAATGGGAATCAAGTTGATTTGCAGAGGATCAAGCAAAGTGTAGACGACATCCTGAAAGCTAGCTCAATCTTGATCGGTAGTGCCGGTGGTGTCCCTTCAAAAGCCTCAGGTAACAATGCAAATGGAACACCTATACCTTCGAAAGTGGGAGATGAGATTCAAAAGATCGCGTCGGAGACGTATCACCTCAGAGAAAACCTGAATGGTCTGATCAAGATTGGAAGGGAGTTACAGGGAGAGGTCAGTCTGAATAATCAGTTGGTGAAGAACAATCTCACTAAATCGGAGGACATCAAGAGGGTTCTTGAGGCTCTAAAgggtcaatcagctttgaaaAATCAGCATTCATCTGAACAAGGACTTTCACCCAGCTCATTGTCACCCTCATCCCCGACTTCGTCCTCGCCATCATCGCCCACTGCCTCGACACCTACCCCCCCTTCGACTacctcaacttcagctcCAGCTCTGACCTCGGCGTACGGAGATCGGCTCAGTAAGAGCTTGAAACCCCGACAAGATGAACAGGAAATCATGCCTTTCTCCGATATTCGAAAAGCGATTGAGGGAGTCAAGAAATCCTATCTCAATGATCAGACGGAGATGACGAAGCATAAGCAGAACTCGGCTGCGACCCAAATCCTGACTCCAACAATGGCCGATCCCGATACCCcttcgaaagaagaagggacTCAAGATTTAGGCAAGAGGTATGGACCAGTTGAAGGTGTACAATTCGCTACACCGCTCGAAAAAGTGAAGAATCCTTATAAAGCGTCTGAACGACCCCCTCCTGGGCCGGACGTGGTGaggaaagaggttgaagcGGCGCCTCTGACTTCAAATCCTCGAGCAGCTCCAATGACAGCAGGTAGCCAGACCCGTCCTGAGAAGAAcgattctgatgatgacggtggTCATGACGATAAtggtcctcctccaccaccttcGTCAGGTATAAGAAGTCGCGAGCCATCTCCATATTCTGTCAAATCGCCCGAATCATCTGCGTCTCCCTCCAAGCCTTCAAATTCAAGTGCAGTGGCGAATCAAGATGGTAGATCGAGTTCTCGAAGATCTAGTGCTAGTTCTAGCGCCAATGTTAATACTCATGGGCATTGGTGGACCGTTCATTCGGTTGGAACACCCCAGATTGGCTTGGGCTTGAATGATGCGTGGCGAATCAAGGGGTTTGGATGGTACCATCCGAGCGACACTGTTGGTGGCCAGCGCGAGTCTGGTCAacaacaaggacaaggacagaaTAGACTAAaaatgaagaaggaagcgcACGAGGAAGAACATGATCGAGATAGGAGTTTGGGTGCCTGGGCTTTTTCGCGCGTGAAAAGTAGGTTTGATCATTGGCCTTTCCACTAGGTCATTAGGTCATTAGGTCTGCGTATGAGCTTTTCGTGCTCTAGTGCTCAAACGGGGTATCATTCTTGTGGTTGTATGATTTGTATGACCTTTGTCTTTCCGGTGGTTCAGGTTGTATTGTTTTGTTTCCACTTGTATCGTATTGTGCTGTTGCTTAGTTTTGGCTTTGAGATTTCCCCTAAGGTTTCCCATTTCTGGGCTTATTGAAtttccgcttctgctttgtcTCCTCCGGTCTTGTGTATCTCACCTCTCATGCATGCTCTCCCCTTTTCTATTGAATAGCTTGTGAAGGTGTGAGGTATGGCAATATGACGATATGACAATGTGGTTTTGGGTAATCTTATCTGACATTTCCCCCTGTTCCTGAAACCGCACCCTCGAAAATACTCTTCGtattgttgtcgttgtttCTGTTGTTGAATACCAACTGAAATGGTCAACTACCACTACTATTGTCGCAACGCATCATGCATTTCAACACTGCTACATTTTCCCCtaccccttccccttcggctATGTATCACACTCCATAGACAACATCCACCTATCGAGCTAAAGcgggaagaaagaaagagcaagaatgaTCACCATGTGAAGTCATTTCCACCCTATCTCGCTTGGACTTCAAGAGGTACTCGAACTTCCGGGTGATTAGATTGCGATGTGAAGTCTTTACCTGGGTCACATAGAGAGGTGCAAGGTATATAAGACGCCTAGTCAAGTCTGAATAAATCTGCCTCCTTCATTGTTCGTTCGTGCATTCATTCGTAACTCACTGAACATCTCCAAATACCGATATATGCCTACTTTGCTTGAATACTTTGGAGACTTATTATATTCTAATAAAGCCCAATCCGAAGGTAGTCCAGACGCCCAACAAGTACAAACAGGTGAGTAtctttctcctgctcctcgcAATAAATCATAGTCGTGCAAAATTGCTCAATTCTCATAACTATCTTCGcagatcaacctcaatctaCATCGTCTGAATCACACCTAGCTCACTCCGAGTCCAACACCACACAACCCACCCACCCGTCTTCACAAGCTCTCTTCCAGTCGATATACAATAAAGGCTATTTCGACGGAACACAAACTTCCTTCTCTACACCCACCCAAATACTTCAGCTCCTTACTACGCATTCAACAGGTATAGCATTAGCATTCTCCGCCGTATCCTTCACGTCTATCACGATGCTCGCTCTAGCCCTCTCGAaacgatctccttcaacttcaggATCACTAAGATCCATCGGCTTGGCTTCAGGAGGATCTGTATCTGCCTATGCCCAGGGCAAGGGTCAATTCAGACAACTTCGATTATTCGGTAATTCCGCAACCGTTAGATCCTCTCTCGGCGCGCATGCACACTCCAGCTCGGGTGCTGCCCAGGGACCTCTTTCGCCAGAAGAGATCGAGACAGCCCTCGAGAAGCTCAAGGAGGAATTACTGGCTGCTaaggagatcttcgatgctgaagccgaagcggaagaaagTATAGGCGAACAGGCCGATAAAGCCCCTGGGGGATTTAAGAATGGtcagacccagacccagcCTGGGGGTAATGATGCCGAGGTACTGCTCAATGGGCTCAAGACGTTTTTTGAGCACAACGAGCAGGGTTTGACAGATGGTAAGAAGTTGGTCATGGACTTCTTCCCCGATGGGACCTCtgaggtgagtgtcattcAGGTGAACGGCCATCTTCTCTGGAGTCGCAGTGTACACTGGACGAGCAAACTTGCTTCCTAAACTTCGGCTTCGTTCGTCTTCTCCTGATTCTGCCTATCTGGACAATGCGGAAGGATAAGAGCAGAGCCCATAGACAAACGACAAAAGCTGACTCCCTCTTTATACTGTCTGGTGTAGATGAGTTTACAGCCTAAGGATGTCGAGATGGAGGAACTCGAGCACGAGGATTCTGCAATTCCCTCGACATACCTTAAAGGTGACACGACAAACGCAGATATCGACAACTTCGACAATGTTGATCTCGGAGGAGCCAGCTCCCCTATGGCCTTACGGGGACTATGGGAGAAGGTCAGATTCGAGCCTGTAAGTTGGGACGAACATCAAGGCGAGGTAATCATGAGATTGTTCGTGGACGGTCAGGTATGTGCCCTGCTTTCAGCCTCAGACTGAGATCCAAACACATGACTTCATAAATCGATCCGTGTTCACGCGCGACAAGTACTGACCAGCTGATATTGACCGCAGCCCGACGAAACGATTCAAGAAGAACTGAAAGTACAGGCAGTGTTCAAGGACGGTGTTCCCACCTCGATCACTCATCAAGGTCTTGTCTTTGAGGTCGATGCTACAAATGAATGTTTGCCTGATGGTGCGCCCATCTGGAAATTCAGTAGACTTATACTTGATTTCGCGGCGCGCTTGAACGAGATTGCTAGggacgaagagggtgagtcgaccttGCTGTCATACAATTTACTAGCTTGGAGGCAGATAGAGATAGtctgactgacttgacttccCTCAAACACACGCAGTCAACGAAGCGAATCTCATCGACCAGATTATCGTGTCAAGACGAGAGAAGAACGCCCATATCTTCGAGGCGTCCGTCGTTCCTACCGACCTCGCCGCGCTGATCGATGCGATCGTCCAGAAACAGCGAGTTGAATTTTGgctcgatgagaagatcgggAAATCCGTAGCTGTAGGAgcggaggggaagaaggagactTGGAAAGTCAGAGTAGCGATGTACGAGTGAGTCGATTTTAAGCATAGATCTGTCCTTGCTCAGACAAGGGACTCTGGTGATTTTGGtgaggtgattgagctgactttaTTATTCTCGAATAGCCTGTATGAAGAACCCCAATGGTCAGAGATGACTGCAACAATTCATTTCCTTGGGTTCCCGACCACCATTACTCTGCCTGTGGGCCAGGCGATGGCATCGCAACGTGatccgatcccgatcccCATTGTGGGTTGTAGCGATGGTCAGTATGTGGTTAGTGGGCAAGAGGGGGAGGAGTGGTAGTGGTCAATTGATGTACTAGAGTGAGGAGTTTGATCTGATTTAGAAAGATTTCACGCAGGCCTCATAGCTTCGAAAGGGATATGATAAAATGTCAGAAAACAACCAATAAAAAGCGTATTGTGCGATTTGACGCTGGTATGCATCAGTTCGGGAGTGATCTGTCTTTGTACAATAGAGACGTGGAGGGTGATTATACCGTATGGTGATTCATCTCGCTAGACCATCATCGTCCGGATGTCCGAGCTATGACATGACACATTCCATGGGGACATGAGGGTGTCGACTGAAATGATCTAATTGCGGAACGATGGTCTGTCGGCGTACTAGTGTGTGCTGATCCAGTCTTTTCTGTACAGCATGCATCTATGATGCTATTGTGGTATGGAATATGATCGACATGCTATGCGAGGATATTCTTATTACCTAAGTCGTCGTTTTGTTACACCCTGAATGATCGCGTCGACGTGGAGCTGTCCACTGGGCATATCATCCACTTTATGCTgattcatccttcatccttccttctgctATTAACATAAATACCTTTCAACCATTGATCCCATTCTCTCAACTCCACCTAGACAATACTCACTGAACACTAGGCAAAGGCAAGAACGATGAGAATCACATCAAAAGTCACTCTGGCACTCGCTGCTTTGTTGCCAGCACTCACCAATGTCGTAGCTTCAGACGTCCTTGATTTGGCTCAAGATACGTTCAAGGGAGAAGTCTACGATCAGGATTTGGCTTTGGTAGAGTGAGTATTGCCTCAAACTTCTCATATCTGCCGCTCCTTGATCACCGGCCTTGCGTGCTAGAAGTCAGGACGATACATACATCATAGGGACTGAGAGCTGACATCTCAATTCGCTTTACTTCACCATCTACAGATTCTTCGCTCCTTGTATGTTCATTTCAGTCCACCGGTGATACAATTACCTCTTTACTGACTTGCATACTATCTCAAGGGTGTGGACATTGTAAGAAGTGAGTGTGTCAACTTTAAAGCACCTTTTGCACTCTCGCTGACTCTCATATTCCCGCTTCAGCCTCGCTCCTCATTACGAAGAGGCAGCTACCGAACTCGTCAAGAAAGGCATCAAGCTTGCCAAGGTATGTAGCCGCCGCAGCTCTGCGCTTGCTACCGCTTCTCCGAGCCCAGCCACTGACGTTCTCCTTCTACTCATCAGGTCGACTGCACAGAGCACGCCGAGCTTTGTCAGGAATACGGTGTCAGCGGATACCCGACACTCAAGGTGTTCAGAAATGGTACACCTACAGACTACACCGGTCCTCGAAAGGCTGACGGGATCATCAGCTAtatgatcaagtgagttgcgCATGTGCATGATTGGATGTGGGCTAATCCTAATCTATCAACCCTTCTAGGCAATCCCTCCCAGCTGTTTCAGACGTTACTTCTGAGTCTCACGCCGAGTTCATCAAATCCGACAAAGTGTGAGTGATTCCCCATTCCAAATGCCGCTTAGTGCTTTCGCGCTGACTGAGCACGTTGATGTCCTCGCTCGCAGCGTCCTTGTCGCTTACGGAGACGCTTCTCACCCAATCCCTTCCGCTTACTCCCAGTACGCCAACACCGCCCGAGACTCCTACTTATTCGGTCAATTCACCGAGTCCTCCTTACCCTCCATCCCGGAATCACCCTCTTTGCCAGCTATTGTCCTGTACAAATCCTTCGACGAGGGATACTCCATCTTCCCCGCTGGAGAAATCACCAACCTCGACTCTTCCGCCTTGGCAGATTTCGTCAAGACCAACTCCGTTCCCTTATTAGACGAGATCTCACCTGAGAACTTCGGTACATACGCTGAACAAGGGTTACCTATCGCTTATCTCTTTGTCGACCCGGCTGAAGTGGACACCAGGGAAAAACTcgtggaggagatcaagccGATCGCAAGGGAACACAAAGGAAAAGTCAACTTCGTCTACATTGACGCTGTCaaattcatcgatcatgGTAAATCCCTTAACCTCCCAGGAGACAACTGGCCAGCGTTCGTCATTCAAGATTTGGCGGCGCAAACTAAGTACCCCTTGGCGCCATCTGAAAAGGTCAGCGGTAAATCGGTAAAGGCATTCTTGGACAAATTCGTAGCAGGGGAGATTCAACCGTCGATCAAGTCGGCGCCGATCCCTGAGACTCAGGATCAACCGGTATACAAGCTTGTAGCGGATGATTGGGAGAACTTGTTTGGCGCAACGGAGAAGGACGTGTTTGCGGAGTTCTTCGCTCCTTGGTGTGGACACTGTCGTGAGTGAAACAATCCATCATGCCGCCATTCCGCTTTCACCATTGATTGCGTCTTGTCATTTCACCCCCCTGCTTTCTCACCTTCTAATTGTCCCCATGATCGCTGTCCGCTGATTCTGATCACCTGGATGTCTCGCAGAACGACTCGCTCCTATCTGGGACACTTTGGCCGAGAAATACGCTTCCAACTCTAACATCGTCATGTGAGCCTCGCTTCTGTGTatttctttccctcttcgaACATTGTTGGGCGACATTAGCTCACATTCTTTGCTCCATGTCGTAGCGCTCAAATGGATGCCACCGAGAATGATATCCCCCCGCCGCTCCCTTCAAGGTGCAAGGTTTCCCCACCCTCAAGTTCAAGCCTGCTGGATCGAGCGATTTCATAGATTACAACGGTGATCGAAGTTTAGACTCTCTCGTCGAGTTTGTCGAGCAACACAGAAAGTCATCTGGCGGCGAGGCTGCAGCTGGCGGTGAtgccgatgaggagatcttcgatgatgaggatgcgCCAGAGCACGATGAGCTTTAGGCGCAGTCAGAAGGTACGCTTAGCCAGtgcagaaggatgaggacaTAAGTTGCAGGAAAAGCAGGTTagcaggagaagagatgagatgagatgagagggagCTGTGGATTGATTTTGCAGACTTTGCTCGCACATGCTGTATGCATAAGATACCCGATCAGTCAGAATAGAGTCAAGTGGGTCTCTCAGTCGGTTCGCGGCCAAGCTCTCGACGAGATAACTTAGTTGCATCAGTCCGAGTTTAGTTGCACCGAACCCATTCGTCAAAAGAGAAACACGTCAATAGATCTGAGATGTGTGGTGACGTAAAGACCGCCGGGCTCCACTTGTGTCTGCGAGCTACAACGAACACTTCCCTCGCATTTCGCGAAGCTATTGTTGTCGCAGTGGGTAAAATGGAGAAATGTTTATACGTAACATACCGTAGTTCCCGAAGACCGAGGTGTGGGTACCGGAGGATCATCAAGGTTATTTCTGATCACTTGGCATCTGTGCTATTTTTGGATTTGGAATTTGATCAATCCCATCTCCGAGGCgttatcgatgatctcattTACCTATGACTTGACGATAACCGTCATTCTATGCGAATATTGGCCGTCGGTCTGAGCATCCTCCTGATATCAAAGGACACAGATGATCTATTTTGGGCGGGAGGAGAGCACAATGAGTGCCGATTCCCGAGGTGTGGACTGTGCTGGAATTATGAGCTTGGCGCATCACTCAATATGGCTCGGGCATCGATAGCAGGGGTGTATCGTATATAAGAAGCGAAAGACCCCTCGATAGTCTACTGATCTGAAGAAGTTTCAGGAGTCACGATCAATTGCTTGTACCAAGACAACGACCTATCTGAAGGTTCTCATAGCAGTCGATTCTCCAACCTTAGCATCGCCTCGCCATCAAGAAATACCCATCACACCCCAGTCACATTCAGAGAACAAGTAGACCTCCACATACACGCATACAATCGTATTCATAATGAAAGTATTCATCACCGGCGGCTCAGGTTGGATCGGATCCCGCGTGATCCCTCATCTGGTCGAAGGTGGACATACCGTAGTCGCCTTATCTCGATCCGAGGGTTCTGACAAGATCATCTCTGACGCAGGTGGTATTCCTATTAGAGGCTCCATCGAAGACCCCGCTTTCCTCAAGGACCAAGCTTCCAAGGAAGACATCGACGCGGTGATTCACCTGGCTATGAATCACGATAATTTCGGTGGAGAGGGTTACGATTTCGTTAAGCAAGCTACGATCTCTTCGGATGCCGTCTTAGCTCTTGCAGATGGTTTATCTTCGAatggtcaagatcaagatcgacacAAAGTTCTGATCAATACTAGCGGAACACTGAGCGGGGCTATGGCAGGATTCGGCGGTAAAGAACTCTCAGAAACCGACTCATTCGTCATTCCCATCCGACCAGATCATTACGACGCCATCAAAGCCAAGGGGGTAACTCCAATCGTGATCAGACTTAGTCCGGTGATTTATGGAGAGGGGGATAAAGGATTCATCTCGCAATTGATCAATATCGCACGAACCAAGAAAGTGGCTGGGTATTTgggggaaggggagaatAGGTGGTCCGCTTGTCATGTTAACGACGCTGCGAAATTGTACGCTCTAGCTTTGGAAggggggaaagaagggatattGCACGGGGCATCGCAAATGGGTGTGAAAGGGAGGGAGATCGCTGAGGTGATAGGAGAGAGATTGGGGGTGGAAGTCAAAAGTAttgagaaaggggaagaacaTTTTGGAGGGTTTATGAATATGGTTCTTGGCTTGGATGCGCCCGCGGCGAATAGTATCACGAAGCAGAGGACGGGGTGGAcaccgaaggagaaggggttGATACAGACCATAAGGGAGAGTCAGGCTTACTTTGCTTCGAAATGATGAGCACGTACGCCAGTCGttattgtactgtacagtaccACGTCTAGATATTCGGATTGATGTAGACTCTGAGTGGTGCATGCCTTCAATACAGTGTTAGTGTTCCAGTCAAGTATGAATGTGATAGAGATATTATCCTCTGTGGATCAATCACTCGAATGGGACAAAGTCAATCTCATTGATGACCAAGTGCAGATGCCAATTTCTACATATTTGACCGTGACCTCCTTTGAACATCGATCACTTGATTGGAACAGCACAGTGTATGCGACACGCATCCTCTTGCGTCGTGTTCTGTACTTTGTCTGCGTCCTTGCACGCACTGAGACATCAATGAAATGGGATATGATATGCAACGACTCCAAGTCTTCCCATCTGCTGTTCTTTTGTATCCATCTCCCTTCAAGCGGCAAACGCAATAGTTTCAAGGTCAAgagtcaagtgagtcatatTGACCCCATGGAGCAACGGTCTGACGTCAGATCCTGATCACCCATCCTGATGCCCAACAAGAAAGTAAGACACCATGCGCGAtaagtggaagaagaaacgacagaggaggatgaggcaaaagcggaggaagatgaagaagcgatctCGGTGAGTAAGTGAATTTCTTCATCCAacattcttcttcgtcagtTCACATCTTGATTTGAAACGGTCTTAGTCCGTtgtctgatcagatcagatggGGCATTTTCATCAGTACTAATCATGCGCGTTGTCAGATGAGTGGACTTTCCTTCGCCGTTCTTTCGATGTTCCCGCCTTTCATCAGTCCCATGAAGTCTATGGACAAAGAAACGAGACAGTTAGCTGAACTAGGGTGTGATCGAGGCTTATTGGGTTTGGAGTGAGATGAATGACACCGTCTGATACCGTGCTTGTATATGCAACGAAGTCATCCTGCTTTGTCAATGGTATTTAATTATTGGTAACATGAACCTGGTCCACCGGACTCAGACGCTATTGGCTGATTAAGGGAACGATCAGTCAGCATTCCGCATGTCAGTCTATGCAATACCAACCAGACCACGTTCAGTGAATGTGTGCTCTAGCGAAGATGTCAACCTACATAGCTAGTAGAGGGATCAACGGGGATTAGTTGCTTGGGTGCATCTGCTCATGCAGAAATCGAATGAATTCCTACTGCAAGAGAAACGGATTCTCAAGGACGTGCGTGtcaggtggaggtggtccgtTCCACTTCAACTGGCGTAAACAAATCTCATCTCAACGTTCACTCTGGTGCTCTTCTTCATACATCCTCACAGCTTGAGCCAGCATTCTCTCACGCTCCACCATATTGACTCAACTCAGATCATTCGCAACCCGTTCTCAATATCTCACGGTTCAGCAGAAGCCTGTCTCTTCAAGACACGTCCCACAGTATTTATCCTTCAACATGGTACGTCTTCCCGTACATCCTTCCGGACCGGATCATATCGTGCTGCTTCACTAATTATACCTTTCACATAGCCTTCTCTTGATGTATGTATCCTTTCGGGCTCCTTATGCTCCTTGCGCAAAGAGGACACAATCATATTGTGGAATTGAAGCGAACACCCTTTCCATTCATAATGTTCAGCCTGACTAACCTCTATTGTCTACCGCACGATATAGATACCCGATCCGAAACGTCACAGACCGAATACACGCTCGAATGGTCCAGCTACGGGCTCAGCACTTGGTTCGgcgctgaagaagaaggcccCGCCTGGACCGGTGTACGAGAAGGGGATTGAGTATTGGGATAAAGTGGATGCTAGTGTCAATGGTGTGCTTGGTGGATATGGCGAAGGTGTGAGTGGATCTAAAGCTGCGGTGTGGTTGCGATGTGTGTGAATGGAGGGGGCGGGCTTGCAGATCGAAGGCAAGCTGTAAGATCAAGGCCGATCAGTGAGATAGGGGTAGTGATTGATTCACGTTGAATCGTGGCCAGAATGGCTGGGTCACTAGGCATGTCCAACTTCAGCATCGGGGGTTCTAGATCATACAGTTGCTTCCCAACTCGAGACTTCGTTATAGTCAATGCTATCATACAGCGTGAAAACCGCGCTGAGTGCAACCTGCCTCATAAACATAGCCCGTCCCGCATATCGAACAACTCTCCTCAcgactcctccttctttccttcatccCATCGTTATCCCCCTTCCCTAACCCTCTCACACCCGTTCCGCCGTCTGCTCCTGCTCATCGACGGACCGTATTAGACGTCGGAGCAGGGATAGGCCGAGTCACGCGTCATGTGCTCTTACCGCTCTTCGACGACGTTGTCCTGCTTGAACCGGTCGATAAATTCGTTAGAGAGGGTTACAGAGCCGCCTCCTCTGGCGAATGGCGCGATCTGCCTTCGTTGACCGCTGAAGGGGATGACGATGCCatgaaagagcagaagaggCGACTGGACGAACAGCAAAAGTGGATCACCGAAGGTAACGGAAAGGGTAAGAGGGTTAGGTTCATCAAGAGAGGATTGCAGGGGTTGGATCCCCGATTCCCCGTGGACGAgcaaggggaagagatcggGCTGGTGTCTTCTCCAAGTGGTTTgggcgagaaggaaggatgtATGGCGGA
Protein-coding regions in this window:
- a CDS encoding protein disulfide-isomerase domain, which codes for MRITSKVTLALAALLPALTNVVASDVLDLAQDTFKGEVYDQDLALVEFFAPWCGHCKNLAPHYEEAATELVKKGIKLAKVDCTEHAELCQEYGVSGYPTLKVFRNGTPTDYTGPRKADGIISYMIKQSLPAVSDVTSESHAEFIKSDKVVLVAYGDASHPIPSAYSQYANTARDSYLFGQFTESSLPSIPESPSLPAIVLYKSFDEGYSIFPAGEITNLDSSALADFVKTNSVPLLDEISPENFGTYAEQGLPIAYLFVDPAEVDTREKLVEEIKPIAREHKGKVNFVYIDAVKFIDHGKSLNLPGDNWPAFVIQDLAAQTKYPLAPSEKVSGKSVKAFLDKFVAGEIQPSIKSAPIPETQDQPVYKLVADDWENLFGATEKDVFAEFFAPWCGHCQRLAPIWDTLAEKYASNSNIVIAQMDATENDIPPPLPSRCKVSPPSNSLVEFVEQHRKSSGGEAAAGGDADEEIFDDEDAPEHDEL